From Ignavibacterium sp.:
ATATTCATCAAAGTTGATTTTCCTGAACCAGACGGACCCATAATTGCAACATATTCATTTTTATCAATTCTTAAAGATACATCACGAAGTGCGTGTACTTCTTCAAGACCGACTTTATAAATTTTTGCAATATGTTCTATGTTGATTATGTTCATTTTAAACTCAAACTATTTTTTGGTAACTGCAGTTTTTCTTTTCTCTTCAACGCGAACTTTAGAACCATCCTGAAGTTCTCTTGATATTGCACGATAACTTCCTGATACAACATCTTCGCCGCCTTTAAGTCCTGATTTAATTTCAATATAGTCAGCATCACTTATTCCGGTTGTAACTTCAACTGCTTTGGCTTTTCCATCTGCAACAATGAAAACAATCTCTTTTGGTTTATCGTTTTTACCATTGCTCTTTCTCTCAACAACTTCTTCGCCTTCTTCCATTGCTTTCTCCGGAGTTTTTGATCTTATAGTAACACTTTGAATCGGAACAGCCAAAACATCTGAAACTGTTTCCGTTTGAATATCTGCTGTACAGGACATTCCTGGTCTTAATTTGTCATCAGGATTCAGTAATTTAATTCTTACTTCAAAGTTAACAACCTGCTCCTGTGTTCCTAATCCTTTTGTCTTTGCACTATTGCCAATCTGTGTAACAACTCCTTTAAATTCTTTATCCTTAAAAGCATCAACTTTAACAATTGCAGTATCACCTTTTGAAATTAAGATAACATCATTTTCATCGACTTCAACTACTGCTTCAATGTTCTTTAAATCTGACACAGTCATTATCTCTGTACCCTGCGTAAATCCGCTTCCGAGAACTCTCTCACCCAATTCAACATTTAGTGATGTAATAATTCCATCCATCGGAGAATAAATTGTAGTTTTATAAAGTGATTCGAGAACTTCTTTTAATCTTGCTTCACTTTGAAGAACATTAGCTACAGCAGCATCATATGAAGCTTTTGCTGTTAGGTAGTTTGCTTCAGCTGTTTCTTTCTCAGAATCACTTGCTAAATTTTTAGCATGAAGTTCTTTAATTCTGTTATAATCAGAGGTAATTTTCTGAAGTTCAGCTTCTCTTATTTTCAACGACGCTTTTGCAGATTGTAAACCTGCTTCAAGCTGCTCTTTCTGCGCTTTGTACTGATCTCCTTTGATACGAATTAACAATTGACCTTTTCTAACCTGATCACCTTCTTTAACCGGTAACTCAATAATTTCACCGGTGACTTCGGGAGTAATTACTACTTTAAATTCTGGTTCAATTGTACCAGTTGCAGCGACAGTTTGAGTGATTGTTCGTTTCTCAACTTTTTCTGTTGTAACCAAAACTATATCTTCTTTACTTCCGGCAGTTAAAACCACAACGACCAGGATTACGAGCAATAATCCTAATCCACCGAAAATAAAAAGTTTCTTTTTCGATTTAGATTTTCCGTTAGCCATTTAAATATTCTCCTATGATTAAAATTTATTCGTACTTAGTTATATCAAGAATTCCCAGATAATATTTTATCTGATCACTGATTATGATGTATGAATATTGCGCATTAACATAATCAGTCTTAGCAGTAATGAATGATGAATTTGCAATCAGTAAATCAAGCAATTTACCTGAGCCGAGATTATATCTTTCCTGTTCAATCTTTAATCTTTCCTCAGCTGCTTTAACATTCTTTTCACTTACAGATAAAGATTTTTTTGCTGCAATCAGAGAAAGATATGATTCATTAATTTCCTGTTTAATTTTTCTTTCAAGTTCTCTTACTTCTAGTTCCTTATTCATTGATTGAACCTCAGCTATCTGAACACGATTGCTAACTGAGAATCCTGAAAAGATTGGAATGTTTAAATTCAATCCCACTGAGTATGTTTTTGATTTGAACAGTTCATCAAATTTGTTTGAGTAAGAAGAAAATCCAAGTGAGCCGGTCAATCTTGGAAAATGCCCCGAACGTGCTATCGTAACCTGATTCAATGAACCTTCCAATTCATACAATTTACTTTTATAATCAAGTCGATTATTGTATGCATCGCTTATTCTTTCCTGAATATTTTTATAATCTTCTTCAAGGTCTGTTGTTAGTATGCTTTCTTCGCGTAAAGTAAAATCAGTTTCGAACGTATAATCACCAGTAACATCAAGACCTAAGAATATTAAAAGATTATTTTTTGCTTTCTGAACTTCAAGATTCTGATTTATCACCTGTAATTCAGCATTACCAAGTTCAACCTGTTGTTGGTATAAATCAGCTAAAGTAGCAGCTCCAAGTCTGTTTTTCTCTTCAATCGTTTTGAAATTTATTTCCTGCTTTTTAACATTTTCTTCACGGACTTTTAATAATGCCATTTGAGTCATAAGATTATAATATCTTGTAATTGTGTTTATAACAGTTTGCTGTTTTAGGAATTCAACATATAATCTTGTTGAATTCAGATTATTGTTTGCCGCTGATAAATTCGCAATGTTTGAAAGTCCATCGAACAAAGTAACATCAGAATTTACGGAAGCGATGTAACTTCTTGTTTCACTTGTGATTTTAGGTATGTTAAAAGGAATTCCATTTATGTAACGAATCGAACCGGCTTGTTCATTTCTATCCCAACCCCAGGAAGCAAAGCCACTTAATGACGGCATAAAATTTCCGTAAGCTGCTGTTACACCGGATTCCTGTGACAATATATTATTTTCAGCTTGATTGAGAATTGTATTTTTCTGTAGTGCTAACTGAATTGCGTCTTTCAAA
This genomic window contains:
- a CDS encoding efflux RND transporter periplasmic adaptor subunit, which gives rise to MANGKSKSKKKLFIFGGLGLLLVILVVVVLTAGSKEDIVLVTTEKVEKRTITQTVAATGTIEPEFKVVITPEVTGEIIELPVKEGDQVRKGQLLIRIKGDQYKAQKEQLEAGLQSAKASLKIREAELQKITSDYNRIKELHAKNLASDSEKETAEANYLTAKASYDAAVANVLQSEARLKEVLESLYKTTIYSPMDGIITSLNVELGERVLGSGFTQGTEIMTVSDLKNIEAVVEVDENDVILISKGDTAIVKVDAFKDKEFKGVVTQIGNSAKTKGLGTQEQVVNFEVRIKLLNPDDKLRPGMSCTADIQTETVSDVLAVPIQSVTIRSKTPEKAMEEGEEVVERKSNGKNDKPKEIVFIVADGKAKAVEVTTGISDADYIEIKSGLKGGEDVVSGSYRAISRELQDGSKVRVEEKRKTAVTKK
- a CDS encoding TolC family protein; this encodes MITNFKYLFLIILISGLSFAQTKITLKDAIQLALQKNTILNQAENNILSQESGVTAAYGNFMPSLSGFASWGWDRNEQAGSIRYINGIPFNIPKITSETRSYIASVNSDVTLFDGLSNIANLSAANNNLNSTRLYVEFLKQQTVINTITRYYNLMTQMALLKVREENVKKQEINFKTIEEKNRLGAATLADLYQQQVELGNAELQVINQNLEVQKAKNNLLIFLGLDVTGDYTFETDFTLREESILTTDLEEDYKNIQERISDAYNNRLDYKSKLYELEGSLNQVTIARSGHFPRLTGSLGFSSYSNKFDELFKSKTYSVGLNLNIPIFSGFSVSNRVQIAEVQSMNKELEVRELERKIKQEINESYLSLIAAKKSLSVSEKNVKAAEERLKIEQERYNLGSGKLLDLLIANSSFITAKTDYVNAQYSYIIISDQIKYYLGILDITKYE